A region of Kribbella sp. NBC_01245 DNA encodes the following proteins:
- a CDS encoding DUF3048 domain-containing protein, protein MERVRAVRRGPRFATTPALVGLTVLAVIPACTWDSGLPGSPGTATTTPAGEGGVSMAGRAPLTGVRTEQDLAHRPAITVKISNTADAHPHRGLGNADIVFVEPIATGTTRLAAIFHSRLPAQIGPVRSLRPMDSALIGPTKGVIANTMADKWVLEYMDRASGLANLGTLRVPSGTYKIDRTRRAPNHVFAQPAKLLALTDRKTAPIPYFAYAPDAAQSTAQLQGKKAASVAIGYGGPASVTWKYDARTRRWLRAEKWSRHLLENGTQVTADNVIVLKAARDTSFAQARPSMTTLDLFDASGDLQLFTGNKVINGRWSKGAVPDPFKFTTTNGKPLLLAPGTTWIECALTQMPIVTK, encoded by the coding sequence ATGGAACGAGTGCGCGCGGTACGCCGAGGACCTCGGTTCGCGACCACGCCGGCGCTGGTCGGTTTGACCGTGCTGGCCGTCATCCCCGCTTGCACGTGGGACAGCGGATTGCCCGGGTCGCCCGGTACCGCGACGACGACGCCGGCCGGCGAGGGTGGCGTGAGCATGGCCGGACGCGCGCCATTGACCGGCGTACGGACCGAGCAGGACCTTGCCCATCGGCCCGCGATCACGGTGAAGATCTCCAACACCGCGGACGCCCATCCACACCGCGGACTCGGCAACGCTGACATCGTGTTCGTCGAACCCATCGCCACCGGCACCACCCGGCTCGCCGCGATCTTCCACTCCCGCCTGCCGGCCCAGATCGGCCCCGTACGCTCTCTGCGCCCAATGGACTCCGCGCTGATCGGCCCGACCAAAGGCGTCATCGCCAACACGATGGCCGACAAGTGGGTGCTCGAATACATGGACCGCGCCTCGGGCCTCGCCAACCTCGGCACGTTGCGCGTGCCCTCCGGGACGTACAAGATCGACCGCACCCGGCGAGCCCCGAACCACGTCTTCGCCCAACCCGCCAAACTGCTCGCGCTGACCGACCGCAAGACGGCCCCGATACCGTACTTCGCCTACGCGCCCGACGCCGCCCAATCCACCGCCCAACTCCAAGGCAAGAAGGCCGCCTCGGTGGCGATCGGGTACGGCGGACCAGCCAGCGTGACCTGGAAGTACGACGCCCGCACCCGCCGCTGGCTCCGCGCCGAGAAGTGGTCGCGCCACCTGCTCGAAAACGGCACCCAGGTCACCGCGGACAACGTCATCGTCCTGAAAGCCGCCCGCGACACCAGCTTCGCTCAGGCCAGACCGAGCATGACCACCCTCGACCTCTTCGACGCCTCCGGCGACCTCCAACTCTTCACCGGCAACAAGGTCATCAACGGCCGCTGGTCCAAAGGCGCGGTCCCGGATCCCTTCAAATTCACCACCACCAACGGCAAACCCCTCCTCCTAGCTCCCGGCACAACCTGGATCGAATGCGCCCTCACCCAAATGCCCATCGTCACGAAGTAA